Part of the Tumebacillus sp. BK434 genome is shown below.
TCGTCGCCGAACTCGTCGAGCAGCGCTTCGGAGTAGCCTTGCATCATCGCCAGCGGCGTGCGCAGTTCATGCGAGACGTTGGCGATAAAATCGCGGCGCATCTTGTCGAGCATCCGCTCATCGGTGATGTCGCGCAACACGGCCACGACCCCGCGCAGGGAGTCGCCGTCTTTTTCATAGAGCGGCGCCATCGTGACGACCAGCACGCGGCCTTGCCAGTTTAGCTCGTCGACCAGCGTCTGCCCGGTGTGCATCACCTGCTGTTCGCAGGCGAACAGGTCGCGGGGCAGCTGCTTGTCGGACGGGTTGCCGATCTCGGCGAGCTGCTGGGCGCGGATGAAGCGGCGCGCCGGCGGGTTGGCCAGCGTGATCGCCCCGTTCAGGTCGGCGGAGATCACGCCGTCTGTCATCGAAGTGATGATCGAGGCCAATTGCTCTTTCTCCCGCTCCAGATCGTCGATGTTTTCTTCCAGCTTGTAGGCAAGCGTGTTGAGCGTCACGCCCAGCCGCCCGACCTCGTCGCCGGTGACGACTTGGACTTTGCCGCTGAAGTCGCCTTGCATCATCCGCTCTGCGACTTTGTTCATCTGCACGATCGGGATCGACAGGTTGCGCGAGACGACAAAGGCCAGCCCCGTAGCCAGCACGATACCAAGGCCCGCCGAGAAGAAGAGCAGGTCCTGCACCTTTTCCATCGCCGTCGACGCTTCCACCGGCTGGATGACATACAAGAGTCCGGAGATCTCGCCATGGGTGATCAGTGGCTGCAGCACCCAGAAGCTCAACTCCTTCTGCGATGATTTCGGATCCCACGTCGGGGAGTAGCCCCGCTCGATCACCGTCTTCCCAGTGCGGAGCTCTTCCAGCTGCTCGGAGCTGACATTGGCGATCACGTATTCGCTTTGCGGCGGCTGGACCAGTGTGACGGAGGCGTTCTCTTCCAACGCCAGCTCCTGCAGGACGACGAGCGCCACATCTTGCGGATAGTTGACGATGACTTCCGCCATGTGATTCGTGCGTGTTAGCAAGCGGTCTTGTTCCGCCTGATAGAAATACGAGTCGAACAGCTGCTCTAAAAAGATCGAGAGAAGAAGCAAAACGACGGTGATGAGTCCGATGATGGTCAGCCAAAGTTTCCAGGTGATGTTGTTGCGAATCACTCGCCCACCTCGAACTTATACCCGACGCCCCAGACGGTGACGATCATCGTCGCCGCCTGCTCCGACGCCTTGCCGAGCTTTTCACGCAGGCGCTTGATGTGCGTGTCGACGGTGCGCTGGTCGCCGTAGAACTGGTAGTTCCAGACGTCGCGCAGCAGCTCTTCGCGCGAGAACACCTTCTCCGGACGCTGCGCCAGGTAGCAGAGCAGTTCATACTCTTTCGGCGTCAGGGATACTTCTTCCCCGTCGCAGAGCACGCGGCGCGAATCCATGTTGATCGTCAGCGTCTGGAAGGTCAGCACGGAAGAGACGGAGGCCGGCGCTTCTTTGTCGGTCGTCTGAATCGCGCGCTTGAGCAGCGCTTTGACGCGCATGACCAGTTCGCGCGGCGAAAACGGCTTGACCACATAGTCGTCCGCCCCCAGCTCAAAGCCGTGAATGCGGCTCATCTCATCGCCGGCCGCCGTAAGCATGATGATCGGCACTTCGTTGTTCTGCTGGCGGAGCGCGGCGCAGACGTCACGACCGTCCATCCCCGGCAGCATCAGGTCGAGCACGATCAGGTCGTATTGATTCTCCAGCGCTTTGTCGAGCGCTTCCTGCCCGTCTTCCGCCTCTTCGACGTCAAATGCGTTGCGCTCCAGGTACATCCGCACCAGGCGGCGGATGCGTTCCTCGTCGTCGACCACCAAAATCTTCGGATTCTTCATTTGCTCCATTCTCTTTCACTCTCCCCTTATAGAACGACAAGCCACCAAAAAGCTCGGTGACTTGTCCAGGTTGTTTGTATTAAGCGTACGAGTGCATGCCTGAGATCAGCAGGTTGACCCCGACGAGCAGGAACAGGATGACCACGAAGCCCGCGACCGCCATCCATGCGGTGCGCGCGCCTTCCCAGCCCTGGCGCAGGCGCAAGTGCAGGTAGGCGGTGTAGTACAGCCAAGTGATCAAAGCCCATGTCTCTTTCGGGTCCCAGCTCCAATAAGAGCCCCAGGCTTCTTGTGCCCAGATCATCGCGAAGACCAGCGCCCCGAGCGTGAAGACCGGGTAGCCGATCGCCACCGCGCGGTAGGACAGCTCATCGAGCATGTCGGCATCGAGGCCGCGCACCCAGCGCGAGATAGTCACGACGAGCGGCTTTCTGTTGATCAGGCGCAGGATGCCGTACAGCACGAGCGAGCCGGCGATCGTCCAGAGAATCGTGTTGAACTGCACAGCTGCGTCGGCGCCTTCCATCCAGGATGGCGCGTTGAACAGCGGCAAGGCAACGCCGAGGAGCGTGGCGAGCGATCCGGTTTCGATGCCCGGAGGCCCGGCAATCGGCGGCATCTTGTACAGGAATGCCTGATTTGCCGTCTGCGCGATCACTTCGTAGCCGCCGATGCGGAACGAAAGCGAAATCGCGATGAACGCCACCAGCGCGAAGAACAGATAGACGACGAACTCAAGAAACTTCGCGGCGCGCGACTTGACGGAGACGTCGGTCACGACGAGTAGGTACATCAGGCCTGCCGCAAAGGAGATCGTCAAGATCCCTTCGCCCAGCGCCGCCGTGGTGACGTGAATGCTGAGCCAGTACGACTGCAGCGCCGGAATCAGCGGCTTGACTTCGCGCGGGAACACCGACGCGTAGGCGAGGACGGTCAGTCCGACCGGCACGACAAACGCGCCAAGGCCAGGGACTTTATAAAAGAAGTTGATAACGACAAAGGCCAGCATGATCGTCAAGGCCCAGAAGCTCATGTACTCAAACATATTGGATACAGGTGTAAATCCGGCCGAAACGCCGCGGGTGACCGTCGCAGTGATCTGCAGAAGCACCCCGGCCACCGCCAGAATGTACCCCCATTTGGTCCATGCGTTCGCTTTTCCGGCAGTCGAGCCCCGCATCTTACGTCCGGTTACGCCGACGACGTAGAGGATCGCGGAGATGAAGTAAGCTGCCAGAGCCGAGCCAAAGAAAATGCTCGAAGCTGTCATCATTGCTCAGTTCCCTCCTTCCCTTGGGAAGCATCAGAT
Proteins encoded:
- a CDS encoding ATP-binding protein, producing the protein MIRNNITWKLWLTIIGLITVVLLLLSIFLEQLFDSYFYQAEQDRLLTRTNHMAEVIVNYPQDVALVVLQELALEENASVTLVQPPQSEYVIANVSSEQLEELRTGKTVIERGYSPTWDPKSSQKELSFWVLQPLITHGEISGLLYVIQPVEASTAMEKVQDLLFFSAGLGIVLATGLAFVVSRNLSIPIVQMNKVAERMMQGDFSGKVQVVTGDEVGRLGVTLNTLAYKLEENIDDLEREKEQLASIITSMTDGVISADLNGAITLANPPARRFIRAQQLAEIGNPSDKQLPRDLFACEQQVMHTGQTLVDELNWQGRVLVVTMAPLYEKDGDSLRGVVAVLRDITDERMLDKMRRDFIANVSHELRTPLAMMQGYSEALLDEFGDDPEQREELTNIILDETHRMRRLVNDLLDLAQLEAGQFQMHEEQIDMEHLIRRIGRKFTTVAHERNVALQVEITPDERPATVLGDSDRLEQVFTNLLDNAFRHTPQGGRITLAMAREDMVLRVCVKDTGEGIPPDDLPHVWDRFYKVDKARTRSKGGTGLGLAITYNIVKNHHGDIVVDSEVGRGTSFDVLLPIAPA
- a CDS encoding response regulator transcription factor; translated protein: MKNPKILVVDDEERIRRLVRMYLERNAFDVEEAEDGQEALDKALENQYDLIVLDLMLPGMDGRDVCAALRQQNNEVPIIMLTAAGDEMSRIHGFELGADDYVVKPFSPRELVMRVKALLKRAIQTTDKEAPASVSSVLTFQTLTINMDSRRVLCDGEEVSLTPKEYELLCYLAQRPEKVFSREELLRDVWNYQFYGDQRTVDTHIKRLREKLGKASEQAATMIVTVWGVGYKFEVGE
- the ccsB gene encoding c-type cytochrome biogenesis protein CcsB: MMTASSIFFGSALAAYFISAILYVVGVTGRKMRGSTAGKANAWTKWGYILAVAGVLLQITATVTRGVSAGFTPVSNMFEYMSFWALTIMLAFVVINFFYKVPGLGAFVVPVGLTVLAYASVFPREVKPLIPALQSYWLSIHVTTAALGEGILTISFAAGLMYLLVVTDVSVKSRAAKFLEFVVYLFFALVAFIAISLSFRIGGYEVIAQTANQAFLYKMPPIAGPPGIETGSLATLLGVALPLFNAPSWMEGADAAVQFNTILWTIAGSLVLYGILRLINRKPLVVTISRWVRGLDADMLDELSYRAVAIGYPVFTLGALVFAMIWAQEAWGSYWSWDPKETWALITWLYYTAYLHLRLRQGWEGARTAWMAVAGFVVILFLLVGVNLLISGMHSYA